In one Flavobacteriales bacterium genomic region, the following are encoded:
- a CDS encoding ABC transporter ATP-binding protein — MSSAQGKAFDRKLFGRVFAFTRPYRAVFWSTFALTILLAAIGVVRPLLMGDMIDDYALTGDERGLWTVTLIVVALLLVETIVQFYQAYWTAWLGQAVTFDLRQRLYARIMGFKLRWFDRTPIGQLVTRVISDIETIDDIFSQGLLMIMGDILKLVVVVAVMLIVNWKLALLSMVPIPLLLWSTSIFKNSIQKSFQDVRTQVARLNTFVQEHIQGMAVVQLFGREEQEFRKFKEINREHRAAHIRSVLAYSIFFPVVEVLSAISLGFLVWWGVKDVLAGHATLGDVFAYILFINMLFRPIRQLADRFNVLQMGMVGSERVFKVLDTEAAIADEGTASTAGLRGDIRFDGLWFAYADDTPEEEPRWVLQDVSFEARAGQMIALVGATGSGKSSIIKVLSRAYEFQKGAVLLDGVDIRDYRLGDLRRSISVVLQDVFLFSDTIHSNITLHDPSVSRAEVEAAAREVGAHDFIMKLPKGYDTEVGERGGILSTGQRQLLAFIRAAVQHPKVLVLDEATSSVDSLSEQLIQQATERITRGRTSIVIAHRLSTVQHADRILVLEKGRVIEQGTHQELLLRGGAYRKLYDLQFR, encoded by the coding sequence ATGAGCTCCGCGCAAGGCAAGGCATTCGACCGCAAGCTCTTCGGGCGCGTGTTCGCATTCACGCGTCCCTACCGTGCGGTCTTCTGGTCGACGTTCGCGCTCACCATCCTGCTCGCGGCCATTGGGGTGGTGCGTCCGCTCCTCATGGGCGACATGATCGATGACTACGCCCTCACCGGCGACGAGCGGGGCCTGTGGACGGTTACGCTCATCGTGGTTGCCCTGCTGCTGGTGGAGACGATCGTCCAATTCTACCAGGCCTACTGGACCGCCTGGCTGGGGCAGGCCGTCACCTTCGACCTGCGTCAGCGGCTCTATGCCCGCATCATGGGGTTCAAGCTCCGCTGGTTCGACCGTACGCCCATCGGGCAGCTGGTGACACGCGTGATCAGCGACATCGAGACCATCGACGACATCTTTTCCCAGGGCCTGCTCATGATCATGGGCGACATCCTGAAGCTGGTGGTGGTGGTGGCCGTGATGCTCATCGTGAACTGGAAGCTGGCGCTGCTGAGCATGGTGCCGATCCCGCTGCTGCTGTGGAGCACCAGCATCTTCAAGAACAGCATCCAGAAGAGCTTCCAGGATGTGCGCACGCAGGTGGCGCGGCTCAACACGTTCGTGCAGGAGCACATCCAGGGCATGGCCGTGGTGCAGCTCTTCGGGCGCGAGGAGCAGGAGTTCCGCAAGTTCAAGGAGATCAACCGGGAGCACCGCGCCGCGCACATCCGCAGTGTGCTCGCCTACAGCATCTTCTTCCCTGTAGTGGAGGTCCTCAGCGCCATCTCGCTCGGCTTCCTGGTATGGTGGGGGGTGAAGGACGTACTGGCCGGCCATGCCACGCTGGGCGATGTCTTCGCCTACATCCTCTTCATCAACATGCTCTTCCGGCCCATCCGACAGCTGGCCGACCGCTTCAACGTGCTGCAGATGGGCATGGTGGGCAGCGAGCGCGTCTTCAAGGTGCTGGATACCGAGGCGGCCATCGCCGACGAAGGAACCGCCTCGACCGCCGGGCTCCGGGGCGACATCCGCTTCGATGGGCTCTGGTTCGCCTATGCCGATGATACCCCGGAGGAGGAACCCCGGTGGGTGCTGCAGGACGTGAGCTTCGAGGCCCGTGCGGGGCAGATGATCGCGCTGGTTGGCGCCACGGGCAGTGGCAAGAGCAGCATCATCAAGGTACTCAGCCGGGCCTATGAGTTCCAGAAGGGCGCAGTGCTGCTGGATGGCGTTGACATCAGGGACTACCGCTTGGGCGACCTGCGGCGGAGCATCAGCGTGGTGCTGCAGGATGTCTTCCTCTTCAGCGACACGATCCACAGCAACATCACGCTGCACGACCCCTCCGTGAGCCGCGCTGAGGTGGAGGCCGCGGCACGGGAGGTGGGCGCGCACGACTTCATCATGAAGCTGCCCAAGGGCTACGACACCGAGGTGGGCGAGCGCGGCGGCATCCTCAGCACGGGCCAGCGGCAGCTGCTCGCGTTCATCCGCGCGGCGGTCCAGCACCCCAAGGTGCTCGTGCTGGATGAGGCCACAAGCAGTGTCGACAGCCTGAGCGAGCAGCTGATCCAGCAGGCCACCGAGCGCATCACCCGTGGGCGGACCAGCATCGTCATCGCCCATCGCCTGAGCACGGTGCAGCACGCCGATCGCATCCTGGTCCTTGAGAAGGGGCGCGTCATCGAGCAGGGCACCCACCAGGAGCTGCTGCTGCGCGGAGGCGCTTACCGCAAGCTCTACGACCTGCAGTTCAGGTAG
- the truA gene encoding tRNA pseudouridine(38-40) synthase TruA: MEILPRYFLEIAFNGTAYRGWQRQPYAPSVQAEVERALQFALHRHKVNAVGCGRTDTGVHATRYFLHFDGPSDAPLDERFVYSLNSLLPDDIAVKRVISVPDDAHARFSATERGYCYRIHRLKDPFLTHLSHQLKPALDVVVMNEACRTLIGTHDFSSFQKVGSDVKTSLCDVREARWEETSNGYLFRIKADRFLRNMVRAVVGTCIRIGKGQQPAAHMAEVLAARDRHTAGRSAPACGLYLEHVVYPFLPSDLCCPE; encoded by the coding sequence ATGGAGATCCTCCCGCGCTACTTCCTCGAGATCGCCTTCAACGGCACGGCCTACCGCGGCTGGCAGCGGCAGCCCTATGCGCCCAGCGTGCAGGCCGAGGTGGAGCGCGCGCTGCAGTTCGCCCTGCACCGGCACAAGGTGAATGCCGTGGGCTGCGGCCGCACCGACACCGGCGTGCACGCCACGCGGTACTTCTTGCATTTCGACGGGCCCAGCGATGCGCCCTTGGATGAGCGCTTCGTGTACAGCCTCAACAGCCTGCTGCCCGACGACATCGCCGTCAAGCGCGTGATCAGCGTGCCGGACGACGCGCATGCCCGCTTCAGCGCCACCGAGCGCGGCTATTGTTACCGCATCCACCGGCTGAAGGATCCCTTCCTCACGCATCTGTCGCACCAGCTGAAGCCAGCGCTGGATGTGGTGGTGATGAACGAGGCCTGCCGCACCCTCATCGGCACGCACGACTTCAGCAGCTTCCAGAAGGTGGGCAGCGATGTGAAGACCAGCCTCTGCGACGTGCGCGAGGCGCGCTGGGAGGAGACGTCCAACGGCTATCTCTTCCGCATCAAGGCCGATCGCTTCCTGCGCAACATGGTGCGCGCCGTGGTGGGCACCTGCATCCGCATCGGCAAAGGGCAGCAGCCCGCCGCCCACATGGCCGAGGTGCTGGCTGCACGGGACCGCCACACCGCCGGCCGGAGCGCCCCTGCCTGCGGGCTTTACCTGGAGCATGTCGTGTATCCATTCCTGCCGAGCGATCTTTGCTGCCCGGAATAA
- a CDS encoding metallophosphoesterase family protein: protein MRIGLLSDTHGWLDPRLQEHFAPCDEIWHAGDIGDLSVTDELARWKPLRAVWGNIDDAKARASFPEHQRFTCGGVRVWMTHIGGRPPRYDRAVAEELRRDPPGLFICGHSHILLVQFDPTLNCLHLNPGAAGRHGWHKVRTALRFTLAEGRPGDLEVIELGPRGQA, encoded by the coding sequence ATGCGCATCGGCCTCCTTTCCGACACACACGGTTGGCTCGACCCCAGGCTCCAGGAGCACTTCGCGCCATGCGATGAGATCTGGCATGCGGGCGACATCGGTGACCTGAGCGTGACCGATGAGCTCGCGCGCTGGAAGCCGCTGCGCGCGGTCTGGGGCAATATCGACGACGCCAAGGCACGCGCGTCCTTCCCCGAGCACCAGCGCTTCACCTGCGGCGGCGTGCGTGTGTGGATGACGCACATCGGCGGAAGGCCTCCGCGCTACGACCGAGCAGTTGCGGAAGAGCTGCGCCGCGACCCGCCCGGCCTCTTCATCTGCGGCCATTCGCACATCCTGCTGGTGCAGTTCGACCCGACGCTGAACTGCCTGCACCTCAATCCCGGCGCCGCAGGCAGGCACGGCTGGCACAAGGTGCGCACGGCGCTGCGGTTCACCCTGGCGGAGGGCCGCCCCGGGGACCTTGAGGTCATTGAGCTGGGGCCTCGCGGGCAGGCCTGA
- the recR gene encoding recombination mediator RecR, which produces MSLSSALLENAVDQLASLPGIGRRTAMRLALDLLRREPQEVARFSEAIRRMRDELRYCEVCCNISDEPRCAICRDPARDAGLICVVEDIRDVIAIEGTRQYRGLYHVLGGVISPMEGLGPDDLNTQELMDRVLRGGVREVVLALGGTLEGDTTGFYLNRRLTEAGVLVTAIARGISVGSGLDQADEVTLGRSIADRKPYEQTIRR; this is translated from the coding sequence ATGTCCCTCTCCTCCGCGCTGCTCGAGAACGCCGTGGACCAGCTGGCCAGCCTCCCCGGCATCGGCCGGCGCACCGCCATGCGCCTGGCGCTCGACCTGCTCCGGCGCGAGCCGCAGGAGGTGGCGCGCTTCAGCGAGGCCATCCGCCGCATGCGCGACGAGCTCCGCTACTGCGAGGTGTGCTGCAACATCAGCGACGAGCCGCGTTGCGCCATCTGCCGCGACCCCGCGCGCGATGCCGGCCTCATCTGCGTGGTGGAGGACATCCGAGACGTGATCGCCATCGAGGGTACCCGCCAATACCGCGGGCTCTACCACGTCCTCGGCGGCGTCATCAGCCCGATGGAGGGCCTCGGCCCGGATGACCTGAATACCCAGGAGCTCATGGACCGTGTGCTCCGGGGCGGTGTGCGCGAGGTGGTGCTCGCCCTGGGAGGCACCCTGGAGGGCGATACCACGGGGTTCTACCTGAACCGCCGGCTCACCGAGGCCGGCGTGCTCGTCACCGCCATCGCACGCGGCATCAGCGTGGGCAGCGGCCTTGACCAGGCAGACGAGGTGACCCTGGGGCGCAGCATCGCCGACCGGAAACCCTATGAGCAAACGATCAGGCGATAA
- a CDS encoding glycosyltransferase family 2 protein has translation MKLSVIIVNYNVKAYLEQCLRTVFTALDGIEGDVFVVDNLSTDGSVEMVKEKFPQVRLIANAENVGFSRANNQAIRASRSEYVVLLNPDTVVGEDVFHKVIGFLDAHPTAGGLGVKMIDGKGRFLPESKRGLPTPAVAFYKIIGLTRLFPRSRVFGRYHLGHLPENERARIEILSGACMFLRRRTLDEVGLLDESFFMYGEDIDLSYRITLGGYENWYLPEARIIHYKGESTKKSSVNYVFVFYNAMAIFAKKHFTRRRTDLLSLLITGSIYLSAAAAIVTRFLSRALLPMLDVLLLWAFALAFGHSGLAAPQVPERLAAWTLLMVACLGLAGAYDRPVKLLNLLKGSLLFAAVVLLWLALNGEPSDPGRWRGLPALLQVVPVVAAGLASRTALSLLRVKGYGLRDRERQRVLAIGSAQEARRALALLWQTHYGLGRQLQMTAAEALDEGALKAIKRTIRRQGVDEVVFCAQDLPYRRIIDLMEGLKRAGAMFKVAQPDGEFIIGPSSIESLADMDVLEEHAVSSAAGKRAKRLLDTALSLTLLAGLPIAWLLVKDRIGLVRNAWRVLLGRRSWVGYRQGGHRVLRLPAIRPGVLDTLTGTSLNSELAVQRANVEYAKDYSPWRDLRLVIRGFSHLGRA, from the coding sequence ATGAAGCTCAGCGTCATCATCGTCAACTACAACGTCAAGGCCTACCTGGAGCAGTGCCTGCGCACGGTGTTCACGGCGCTCGATGGAATCGAGGGGGATGTATTCGTGGTGGACAACCTCAGTACCGACGGGAGCGTGGAGATGGTGAAGGAGAAGTTCCCGCAGGTGCGCCTGATCGCCAATGCAGAGAACGTGGGCTTCAGCCGGGCGAACAACCAGGCCATCCGCGCGAGCCGTTCGGAGTACGTGGTGCTGCTCAATCCTGATACCGTGGTGGGCGAGGACGTGTTCCACAAAGTGATCGGCTTCCTGGACGCCCATCCGACGGCCGGAGGCCTGGGCGTGAAGATGATCGATGGCAAGGGCCGCTTCCTGCCCGAGAGCAAGCGCGGCCTGCCCACCCCTGCAGTGGCCTTCTACAAGATCATCGGCCTCACGCGCCTGTTCCCCCGCAGCCGCGTCTTCGGCCGCTACCACCTGGGCCACCTGCCCGAGAATGAGCGCGCCCGCATCGAGATCCTCTCCGGGGCCTGCATGTTCCTGCGGCGGCGCACGTTGGATGAAGTGGGCCTGCTGGACGAGAGCTTCTTCATGTACGGGGAGGACATCGACCTCAGCTACCGCATCACCTTGGGCGGCTATGAGAACTGGTACCTGCCCGAGGCGCGGATCATCCACTACAAGGGCGAGAGCACCAAGAAAAGCAGCGTGAACTACGTCTTCGTCTTCTACAACGCCATGGCCATCTTCGCCAAGAAGCACTTCACGCGAAGGAGGACCGACCTGCTCAGCCTGCTCATCACCGGCAGCATCTACCTCAGCGCCGCGGCCGCGATCGTCACGCGCTTCCTGAGCCGGGCGCTGCTCCCCATGCTGGATGTGCTCCTGCTCTGGGCCTTCGCCCTCGCCTTCGGGCATTCCGGGCTCGCAGCGCCGCAGGTGCCGGAGCGCTTAGCCGCATGGACACTGCTGATGGTGGCCTGCCTCGGCCTGGCGGGCGCCTACGACAGGCCCGTGAAGCTCCTCAACCTGCTGAAGGGGTCGCTGCTCTTCGCCGCGGTCGTGCTGCTCTGGCTGGCCTTGAACGGCGAGCCTTCCGATCCCGGCCGCTGGCGCGGGCTGCCTGCGCTGCTGCAGGTGGTCCCTGTCGTGGCGGCTGGCCTCGCTTCGCGCACAGCCCTGAGCCTGCTGCGCGTGAAAGGGTACGGGCTGCGCGACCGTGAGCGTCAGCGCGTGCTCGCCATCGGGTCGGCGCAAGAGGCGCGCAGGGCACTGGCCCTCCTCTGGCAGACCCATTACGGCCTGGGGAGGCAGCTGCAGATGACGGCCGCCGAAGCCTTGGATGAGGGCGCCCTCAAGGCCATCAAGCGCACCATCCGCCGACAGGGCGTGGACGAGGTGGTCTTCTGCGCACAGGACCTTCCCTACCGCCGCATCATCGACCTCATGGAGGGGCTCAAGCGCGCCGGCGCCATGTTCAAGGTGGCCCAACCCGATGGCGAGTTCATCATCGGCCCCAGCAGCATCGAGAGCCTGGCCGATATGGACGTCCTGGAGGAGCATGCCGTGAGCAGCGCTGCGGGGAAACGGGCCAAGCGGCTGCTCGATACCGCCCTGAGCCTGACCCTGCTCGCGGGCCTGCCCATTGCCTGGCTGCTGGTGAAGGACCGCATTGGCTTGGTGCGCAACGCCTGGAGGGTGCTTCTCGGCAGGCGGAGCTGGGTGGGGTACCGCCAAGGCGGTCATCGGGTGCTACGGCTCCCGGCCATCCGGCCCGGCGTCCTGGACACGCTCACCGGAACGTCGCTCAACAGCGAACTCGCCGTGCAGCGGGCCAACGTGGAGTATGCCAAGGATTATAGCCCCTGGCGCGATCTGCGGCTGGTGATCCGGGGCTTCTCCCACCTGGGGCGGGCCTGA
- a CDS encoding dihydrolipoamide acetyltransferase family protein: MASIEILLPKMGESVAEATITKWLKKPGDAVAADEPIVEIATDKVDSEVPAPEAGILSEQLVKEGDVVKVGQPIARIGGSAAAPPPAPANGSAKAPSPAAPPVAMPAVPASAAAIPVSRTGASGKFYSPLVRNIAQSEGISMAELEAITGTGEGGRVTKKDILGYLPNRGAAQAPERVAAPSIAPPSAPASAAPPSPAPPPAPALVAAPGDEIIEMDRMRRLIADHMVMSKRTSPHVTSFVEADVTNLVLWREKAKKAFEQREGEKLTFTPVFIMAIVQAIKEMPMVNVQVDGYSIIRKRDINIGMAAALPSGNLIVPVIKNADQLNLVGLAKKVNDLANRARAGKLQPDEVSGGTYTVTNVGTFGNVLGTPVINQPQVAIMATGAIRKKPAVVETPTGDMIGIRHMMFLSHSYDHRVVDGALGGRFVRRVADILEQWSTEQAY; encoded by the coding sequence ATGGCATCCATCGAGATCCTGCTGCCCAAGATGGGCGAGAGCGTGGCCGAGGCCACGATCACGAAATGGCTGAAGAAGCCCGGCGACGCGGTAGCGGCCGACGAGCCCATCGTGGAGATCGCCACCGACAAGGTGGATAGCGAAGTGCCCGCTCCGGAGGCCGGCATCCTCAGCGAGCAGCTGGTGAAGGAGGGCGACGTGGTGAAGGTGGGGCAGCCCATTGCGCGCATCGGCGGCTCGGCAGCCGCGCCGCCCCCTGCCCCTGCGAACGGTTCAGCAAAGGCTCCCTCCCCGGCGGCGCCCCCTGTAGCCATGCCGGCCGTGCCCGCATCCGCCGCCGCCATACCGGTGTCCCGAACCGGTGCGAGCGGGAAGTTCTACAGCCCGCTGGTGCGGAACATCGCGCAGAGCGAAGGCATCAGCATGGCCGAGCTCGAGGCCATCACCGGCACCGGCGAGGGCGGCCGAGTCACCAAGAAGGACATCCTCGGTTACCTGCCTAACCGCGGTGCTGCCCAGGCCCCTGAGCGCGTTGCCGCGCCTTCCATCGCCCCCCCGTCCGCTCCGGCCTCTGCCGCGCCGCCATCTCCGGCGCCGCCCCCCGCTCCCGCCCTGGTGGCCGCCCCAGGCGACGAGATCATCGAGATGGACCGGATGCGCCGGCTCATCGCCGACCACATGGTGATGAGCAAGCGCACCAGCCCGCACGTCACCAGCTTCGTAGAGGCCGACGTCACCAACCTGGTGCTTTGGCGCGAGAAGGCGAAGAAGGCCTTCGAGCAGAGGGAAGGCGAGAAGCTCACCTTCACCCCCGTCTTCATCATGGCCATCGTGCAGGCCATCAAGGAGATGCCCATGGTGAACGTGCAGGTGGACGGCTACAGCATCATCCGCAAGCGCGACATCAACATCGGCATGGCCGCCGCACTTCCCAGCGGGAACCTCATCGTCCCCGTGATCAAGAACGCTGACCAGTTGAACCTGGTGGGGCTGGCGAAAAAGGTGAACGACCTCGCCAACCGCGCCCGTGCCGGTAAGCTCCAGCCCGATGAGGTGAGCGGCGGCACCTATACGGTGACTAACGTAGGCACCTTCGGCAACGTGCTTGGCACGCCGGTCATCAACCAGCCCCAAGTGGCCATCATGGCCACCGGCGCCATCCGCAAGAAACCGGCCGTGGTCGAGACGCCCACCGGCGACATGATCGGTATCCGCCACATGATGTTCCTGAGCCATAGCTATGACCACCGCGTGGTGGACGGCGCGCTAGGCGGCCGCTTCGTGAGGCGCGTTGCCGACATCCTGGAGCAGTGGTCGACGGAACAGGCCTATTGA